Proteins encoded by one window of Aphidius gifuensis isolate YNYX2018 linkage group LG2, ASM1490517v1, whole genome shotgun sequence:
- the LOC122850094 gene encoding transcription factor SPT20 homolog isoform X2, protein MEKEQLDSLATVAVGSEKIPSHHYAPSEVYSSSESPPAYRPSMKSTAVQITKIIAITLIAVSFIIGGFIFAGAWIQARSSCTPEAIASMQVQHEMFKKLQPEALIQTQPEARDSLQSLDVIEPTKDQQPDTKDIKIHKDDDDDNSKTDNESGDENENDDDYDEPEYTPIHIKLPLQLDLDDLAGTLMQQAKNLVSCVVERRRSDDKEQSKKRNGERVSIICESNEPRRQEQQEQEMLTPIIVPLGSMHMPMQQQDHDYHRYQTHNQYPIGDNNHRHNFINSRGIVNDMASQVLQNIPQMMEQRMRSQGPFNQHPMGGMRPIPIELRRMPIEMIRGMRPPMDMDQVYQQAKQQQAYQEHQKQQAFQQQQQQQQQQQQQQAYAQEQQVQGMMHPPPPPSESQELPQENSQDVQVPRMMTPMVIRAQIESRLPQTDDSSERQSLFPFQGIQIRRLIQSIPSELKNIFQQGNGGEPRPMVPEGARREQVEEFKPFPETRTISLDSLMLPIEIRNVLEHGNIEGRRQDDSEEQQESIKPTTPPATPAPATADEQNNSNDDEEKKLPADIKTFIHQIVEGLAFPVPMNIRPIESMEIPMEVRARVMGTVENDDNNKEHQDEQEQSHAEEPIVQQQVSQQNQPQPIQQNNQQIMQQIPQQIQARVVPVQHDQERNQYMQSIRTTRLMPVA, encoded by the exons ATGGAAAAAGAGCAACTTGATTCTCTAGCAACAGTTGCTGTTGGTTCTGAAAAAATACCATCTCATCATTATGCACCAAGTGAAGTTTATTCCTCATCAGAATCACCACCG gcATACCGACCTTCAATGAAAAGTACTGCTgttcaaataacaaaaataatagcaataacACTAATTGCTGTATCATTTATCATTGGAGGTTTTATTTTTGCTGGTGCTTGGATCCAAGCAAGATCATCATGCACACCAGAAGCAATTGCTTCAATGCAAGTTCAACATGAAATGTTCAAGAAATTACAACCAGAGGCCCTGATCCag aCTCAGCCAGAGGCTAGAGATAGTCTTCAGAGTCTAGATGTTATCGAGCCAACAAAAGATCAACAGCCAGATAcaaaagatattaaaattcataaagatgatgatgatgataattcaaaaactGACAATGAAAGTGGTGATGAGAATGAGAACGATGATGACTATGATGAACCAGAATACACACCaattcatattaaattacCCCTACAACTTGATCTTGATGATCTTGCTGGT acACTTATGCAGCAAGCAAAAAATCTTGTATCATGTGTTGTTGAACGTCGTAGATCTGATGATAAagaacaatcaaaaaaacgtAATGGTGAACGTGTATCAATTATTTGTGAATCAAATGAACCACGTCGTCAAga acAACAAGAACAAGAAATGTTAACACCAATTATTGTACCACTTGGTTCAATGCATATGCCAATGCAACAACAAGATCATGATTATCACAGATATCAAACACATAATCAATATCCAATTGGTGATAATAATCATcgtcataattttattaattcacgTGGTATTGTTAATGACATGGCATCACAAGTATTACAAAATATTCCACAAATGATGGAACAACGTATGAGAAGCCAAGGACCATTTAATCAACATCCA atgGGAGGTATGAGACCAATTCCAATTGAACTTCGTCGTATGCCAATTGAAATGATACGTGGAATGAGACCACCAATGGATATGGATCAAGTTTATCAACAAGctaaacaacaacaagcatATCAAGAACATCAAAAACAACAAGCattccaacaacaacaacaacaacaacagcaacaacaacagcaacaagcTTATGCACAAGAACAACAAGTCCAAGGAATGATGcatccaccaccaccaccatcagaATCACAAGAATTACCACAAGAAAATTCACAAGATGTACAAGTACCACGTATGATGACACCAATGGTTATACGTGCACAAATTGAATCAAGATTACCACAAACAGATGATAGCTCAGAAAGACAATCATTATTTCCATTTCAAGGAATACAAATAAGACGTCTTATACAATCAATACcaagtgaattaaaaaatatatttcaacaagGTAATGGTGGTGAGCCAAGACCAATGGTACCAGAAGGTGCAAGACGTGAACAAGTTGAAGAATTTAAACCATTTCCTGAAACACGTACAATATCATTAGACTCATTAATGTTACCAATTGAAATACGTAATGTTCTTGAACATGGTAATATTGAAGGTCGTCGTCAAGATGATTCTGAAGAACAACAAGAATCAATTAaaccaacaacaccaccagCAACACCAGCACCAGCAACAGCtgatgaacaaaataatagcaatgatgatgaagaaaaaaaattaccagctgatattaaaacatttatacATCAAATTGTTGAAGGATTAGCATTTCCAGTACCAATGAATATAAGACCAATTGAATCAATGGAAATACCAATGGAAGTTAGAGCACGTGTTATGGGTACAgttgaaaatgatgataataataaagaacaTCAAGATGAACAAGAACAATCACATGCTGAAGAACCAATTGTTCAACAACAAGTATCACAACAAAATCAACCACAAccaattcaacaaaataatcagCAAATAATGCAACAAATTCCACAACAAATTCAAGCTCGTGTTGTACCTGTTCAACATGATCAAGAAAGAAATCAAT aTATGCAGTCAATTCGTACAACTCGTCTTATGCCAGTAGCATAA
- the LOC122850188 gene encoding N-alpha-acetyltransferase 11 — protein MAINIRCATTNDLLNIQHCNLQCLPENYQMKYYLYHALSWPQLSYVAEDEKGRIVGYVLAKMEEDCEENPHGHITSLAVKRSHRRLGIAQKLMNQASRAMVQCFEANYVSLHVRRSNRAALNLYTSSLGFEVSEIEPKYYADGEDAYAMKRDLGNFLKERKPVKKSITSDANTSQHTHTGRCCDHS, from the coding sequence ATGGCGATAAATATACGTTGTGCAAcaacaaatgatttattaaacattcaacATTGTAATCTTCAATGTTTGcctgaaaattatcaaatgaaatattatctttatcaTGCATTATCATGGCCACAATTAAGTTATGTTGCTGAAGATGAAAAAGGTAGAATTGTTGGATATGTTTTGGCTAAAATGGAAGAAGATTGTGAAGAAAATCCACATGGACATATAACAAGTCTTGCTGTTAAACGTTCACATCGTAGACTTGGTATTgcacaaaaattaatgaatcaaGCATCAAGAGCAATGGTACAATGTTTTGAAGCAAATTATGTATCATTACATGTACGTCGTAGTAATCGTGctgcattaaatttatatacaagtaGTTTAGGTTTTGAAGTATCTGAAATTGAACCAAAATATTATGCTGATGGTGAAGATGCATATGCTATGAAACGTGATCTAGGTAATTTTCTTAAAGAAAGAAAACcagttaaaaaaagtataacaaGTGATGCTAATACATCACAACATACACATACTGGAAGATGTTGTGATCATTCTTAA
- the LOC122850094 gene encoding transcription factor SPT20 homolog isoform X1, which translates to MEKEQLDSLATVAVGSEKIPSHHYAPSEVYSSSESPPFFFKQAYRPSMKSTAVQITKIIAITLIAVSFIIGGFIFAGAWIQARSSCTPEAIASMQVQHEMFKKLQPEALIQTQPEARDSLQSLDVIEPTKDQQPDTKDIKIHKDDDDDNSKTDNESGDENENDDDYDEPEYTPIHIKLPLQLDLDDLAGTLMQQAKNLVSCVVERRRSDDKEQSKKRNGERVSIICESNEPRRQEQQEQEMLTPIIVPLGSMHMPMQQQDHDYHRYQTHNQYPIGDNNHRHNFINSRGIVNDMASQVLQNIPQMMEQRMRSQGPFNQHPMGGMRPIPIELRRMPIEMIRGMRPPMDMDQVYQQAKQQQAYQEHQKQQAFQQQQQQQQQQQQQQAYAQEQQVQGMMHPPPPPSESQELPQENSQDVQVPRMMTPMVIRAQIESRLPQTDDSSERQSLFPFQGIQIRRLIQSIPSELKNIFQQGNGGEPRPMVPEGARREQVEEFKPFPETRTISLDSLMLPIEIRNVLEHGNIEGRRQDDSEEQQESIKPTTPPATPAPATADEQNNSNDDEEKKLPADIKTFIHQIVEGLAFPVPMNIRPIESMEIPMEVRARVMGTVENDDNNKEHQDEQEQSHAEEPIVQQQVSQQNQPQPIQQNNQQIMQQIPQQIQARVVPVQHDQERNQYMQSIRTTRLMPVA; encoded by the exons ATGGAAAAAGAGCAACTTGATTCTCTAGCAACAGTTGCTGTTGGTTCTGAAAAAATACCATCTCATCATTATGCACCAAGTGAAGTTTATTCCTCATCAGAATCACCACCG tttttttttaaacaggcATACCGACCTTCAATGAAAAGTACTGCTgttcaaataacaaaaataatagcaataacACTAATTGCTGTATCATTTATCATTGGAGGTTTTATTTTTGCTGGTGCTTGGATCCAAGCAAGATCATCATGCACACCAGAAGCAATTGCTTCAATGCAAGTTCAACATGAAATGTTCAAGAAATTACAACCAGAGGCCCTGATCCag aCTCAGCCAGAGGCTAGAGATAGTCTTCAGAGTCTAGATGTTATCGAGCCAACAAAAGATCAACAGCCAGATAcaaaagatattaaaattcataaagatgatgatgatgataattcaaaaactGACAATGAAAGTGGTGATGAGAATGAGAACGATGATGACTATGATGAACCAGAATACACACCaattcatattaaattacCCCTACAACTTGATCTTGATGATCTTGCTGGT acACTTATGCAGCAAGCAAAAAATCTTGTATCATGTGTTGTTGAACGTCGTAGATCTGATGATAAagaacaatcaaaaaaacgtAATGGTGAACGTGTATCAATTATTTGTGAATCAAATGAACCACGTCGTCAAga acAACAAGAACAAGAAATGTTAACACCAATTATTGTACCACTTGGTTCAATGCATATGCCAATGCAACAACAAGATCATGATTATCACAGATATCAAACACATAATCAATATCCAATTGGTGATAATAATCATcgtcataattttattaattcacgTGGTATTGTTAATGACATGGCATCACAAGTATTACAAAATATTCCACAAATGATGGAACAACGTATGAGAAGCCAAGGACCATTTAATCAACATCCA atgGGAGGTATGAGACCAATTCCAATTGAACTTCGTCGTATGCCAATTGAAATGATACGTGGAATGAGACCACCAATGGATATGGATCAAGTTTATCAACAAGctaaacaacaacaagcatATCAAGAACATCAAAAACAACAAGCattccaacaacaacaacaacaacaacagcaacaacaacagcaacaagcTTATGCACAAGAACAACAAGTCCAAGGAATGATGcatccaccaccaccaccatcagaATCACAAGAATTACCACAAGAAAATTCACAAGATGTACAAGTACCACGTATGATGACACCAATGGTTATACGTGCACAAATTGAATCAAGATTACCACAAACAGATGATAGCTCAGAAAGACAATCATTATTTCCATTTCAAGGAATACAAATAAGACGTCTTATACAATCAATACcaagtgaattaaaaaatatatttcaacaagGTAATGGTGGTGAGCCAAGACCAATGGTACCAGAAGGTGCAAGACGTGAACAAGTTGAAGAATTTAAACCATTTCCTGAAACACGTACAATATCATTAGACTCATTAATGTTACCAATTGAAATACGTAATGTTCTTGAACATGGTAATATTGAAGGTCGTCGTCAAGATGATTCTGAAGAACAACAAGAATCAATTAaaccaacaacaccaccagCAACACCAGCACCAGCAACAGCtgatgaacaaaataatagcaatgatgatgaagaaaaaaaattaccagctgatattaaaacatttatacATCAAATTGTTGAAGGATTAGCATTTCCAGTACCAATGAATATAAGACCAATTGAATCAATGGAAATACCAATGGAAGTTAGAGCACGTGTTATGGGTACAgttgaaaatgatgataataataaagaacaTCAAGATGAACAAGAACAATCACATGCTGAAGAACCAATTGTTCAACAACAAGTATCACAACAAAATCAACCACAAccaattcaacaaaataatcagCAAATAATGCAACAAATTCCACAACAAATTCAAGCTCGTGTTGTACCTGTTCAACATGATCAAGAAAGAAATCAAT aTATGCAGTCAATTCGTACAACTCGTCTTATGCCAGTAGCATAA